The following are encoded in a window of Mycobacterium vicinigordonae genomic DNA:
- a CDS encoding thiolase domain-containing protein has product MAGAGANLAAVLGTGQTKYVAKRKDVSMNGLVREAIDRALEDSGSTFDDIDAVVVGKAPDFFEGVMMPELFMSDAMGATGKPLIRVHTAGSVGGSTAIVAASLVQSGKYRRVLAMAWEKQSESNAMWALSIPIPFIKPVGAGAGGYFAPHVRSYIRRSGAPNHIGAMVAVKDRLNGARNPLAHLHQPDITVEKVMESPMLWDPIRYDETCPSSDGAAAVVIGNEESAEARLAQGQPVAWIHATALRTEPLQFSGRDQVSPQASRDAAAALWQGAGITSPIDEIDAAEIYVPFSWFEPMWLESLGFAPEGEGWKLTEAGETAIGGRLPVNPSGGVLSSNPIGASGLIRFAEAAIQVMDKAGDHQVPNARKALGHAYGGGSQYYSMWVVGKDKPQRTGK; this is encoded by the coding sequence ATGGCCGGCGCAGGGGCAAACCTAGCCGCGGTGCTGGGCACCGGGCAAACCAAGTACGTCGCCAAACGTAAAGACGTATCGATGAACGGCCTGGTGCGCGAGGCGATCGACCGCGCATTGGAAGACTCGGGGTCTACCTTCGACGACATCGACGCGGTCGTGGTCGGTAAGGCACCCGATTTCTTCGAGGGCGTGATGATGCCCGAGCTGTTCATGTCCGACGCGATGGGCGCTACCGGCAAGCCCTTGATCCGGGTGCACACGGCCGGCTCGGTTGGCGGGTCCACCGCGATCGTGGCCGCCAGTCTGGTGCAGTCGGGTAAGTACCGCCGCGTGCTGGCGATGGCGTGGGAGAAGCAGTCGGAGTCGAATGCCATGTGGGCGTTGTCGATTCCGATTCCGTTCATCAAACCGGTTGGCGCGGGCGCGGGCGGCTATTTCGCGCCGCACGTCCGGTCATACATCCGCCGCTCGGGCGCACCGAACCACATCGGCGCAATGGTCGCGGTCAAGGACCGGCTCAACGGGGCGCGTAACCCGTTGGCGCATCTACATCAGCCAGACATCACCGTCGAGAAGGTGATGGAATCACCCATGCTGTGGGACCCGATCCGTTACGACGAGACGTGCCCGTCGTCAGACGGTGCCGCCGCCGTGGTGATCGGCAACGAAGAGAGCGCCGAAGCCCGTCTAGCACAGGGACAGCCGGTGGCCTGGATACACGCCACCGCGCTGCGTACCGAGCCGCTGCAGTTCTCCGGACGCGACCAGGTGAGCCCGCAGGCCAGCCGCGACGCGGCCGCCGCTCTGTGGCAGGGAGCCGGGATTACCAGCCCTATCGACGAGATCGACGCCGCCGAGATTTATGTGCCGTTCTCCTGGTTCGAGCCGATGTGGTTGGAGAGCTTGGGTTTTGCTCCCGAAGGCGAAGGCTGGAAGCTTACCGAGGCCGGTGAGACGGCGATCGGTGGACGTCTGCCGGTAAACCCGTCCGGCGGGGTGCTGTCGTCCAACCCGATCGGCGCCTCGGGTCTGATCCGCTTCGCCGAGGCCGCGATTCAGGTGATGGACAAGGCCGGCGACCACCAGGTGCCCAACGCGCGAAAGGCGTTGGGACACGCCTACGGCGGTGGTTCGCAGTACTACTCCATGTGGGTGGTCGGCAAGGACAAACCACAGCGGACCGGCAAATGA
- a CDS encoding TIGR03619 family F420-dependent LLM class oxidoreductase — protein MKYTCSIAMGQLDQLIELAKTAEEVGFDSIALPDSIFYFEKQSVDYPYTADGKRMFDENTPWVDPLILAGAMGAVTSKLRFYTNVMKLGSRNPLLVARQVGSVANLTNNRFGFGVGIGWAPEEFEWCGVPYQRRGKRVDEMIEVIKLVLAGGMVEFHGEFYDFDRLQMSPAPSEPVPFYVGGHTDVALKRAARIGDGWTSAMMTHAELAETITKLNELRAQYNRTDQPFEFQAVCIDKFGVDGHRELAEIGVTDYITIPWIFDGHGFDAPLEKKQDSLKRFADTYIHSGWQDK, from the coding sequence ATGAAATACACGTGCAGTATCGCGATGGGCCAGCTCGACCAGCTGATCGAACTGGCCAAGACGGCGGAGGAAGTCGGGTTCGACTCGATCGCGCTGCCGGACTCCATCTTTTACTTCGAGAAGCAGTCCGTCGATTACCCCTACACCGCCGACGGCAAGCGAATGTTCGACGAGAACACGCCCTGGGTCGACCCGCTGATCCTGGCGGGCGCCATGGGTGCGGTCACCTCTAAGCTGCGGTTCTACACCAACGTGATGAAGCTCGGGTCGCGTAATCCGCTGCTGGTGGCACGCCAGGTCGGCTCGGTCGCCAACCTGACCAACAACCGGTTCGGCTTCGGAGTTGGAATCGGCTGGGCACCCGAGGAATTCGAATGGTGCGGTGTGCCCTACCAGCGCCGCGGCAAACGTGTGGACGAGATGATCGAAGTCATCAAGCTGGTGCTAGCCGGCGGCATGGTCGAATTCCACGGCGAATTCTACGATTTCGACCGGCTGCAGATGAGTCCGGCGCCCAGCGAGCCGGTGCCGTTCTACGTGGGCGGCCACACCGATGTCGCGCTCAAGCGTGCGGCGCGCATCGGCGACGGCTGGACCAGCGCGATGATGACGCATGCCGAGCTGGCCGAAACCATCACCAAGCTCAACGAACTGCGTGCCCAATACAACCGTACGGATCAGCCTTTTGAGTTCCAGGCGGTGTGTATCGACAAGTTCGGTGTGGACGGCCATCGCGAGCTTGCTGAGATCGGGGTGACCGATTACATCACCATTCCGTGGATTTTCGACGGCCACGGTTTCGATGCGCCGTTGGAAAAGAAGCAGGATTCGCTGAAGCGCTTCGCCGACACCTACATTCACTCGGGTTGGCAGGACAAGTGA
- a CDS encoding nuclear transport factor 2 family protein, which produces MAGQVSHPAHEAGRRSREAVAARDKDAWLAVFADDAIAEDAIGPSAFDPEGKGHRGRDAISVFWDKAIAPTTRIEFFFKDTYQCGNEEANVGHILITTGDYQTTAEGVFTYRANDAGQMVALRAYWEMDRAAASTRKV; this is translated from the coding sequence TTGGCAGGACAAGTGAGCCATCCGGCGCACGAGGCCGGGCGTCGGTCCCGCGAGGCGGTCGCCGCCCGCGACAAAGACGCCTGGTTGGCGGTGTTCGCCGACGATGCGATCGCCGAAGATGCGATCGGGCCGTCGGCGTTCGACCCCGAAGGCAAGGGCCACCGGGGCCGCGATGCCATATCGGTGTTCTGGGACAAGGCAATCGCGCCGACCACCAGGATCGAGTTCTTCTTCAAAGACACCTACCAGTGCGGCAACGAAGAAGCCAATGTCGGGCACATCCTGATCACCACCGGCGACTACCAGACCACCGCCGAGGGCGTGTTCACCTATCGGGCGAACGACGCAGGCCAGATGGTTGCGCTGCGGGCTTACTGGGAGATGGACAGGGCCGCCGCCTCTACCCGCAAGGTCTAG
- a CDS encoding glycosyltransferase 87 family protein, whose translation MTLAAVAAVFAWLFVGYLLWARSYTDLIDLLVYRAGGHAVLTGHSIYAADFAAANQSPNGLSFTYPPFAAVVFVPLAIVPVGVAKTLMLLLNATAALLLFTLTVVATQGNWGRLRSWRALTAPISPKTAVVLVFAAIVFTLSVPVEHNMTYGQVNLLLAAAVALDILPPWVPWPRGLLVGVAVAIKLTPAVFVGYFLVTRAWRPLAVSLVTTVLAVVVGWLVAPADTVRYLTSTAFDPARIGGLAYSSNQSVRGIVERLPMLDSVHGAVWATATVLVIVLAATAIAVNRQRGDTVAALLSAAFIGLLCSPVSWGHHWVWLPVAAVYFLMRWASLGAARNLMAGLLIAAISFWAPWAHLPNSEDRERLWTSGQHLLGSVWGITALALLIVFALRARNPVRAS comes from the coding sequence GTGACTCTGGCGGCGGTGGCCGCGGTGTTCGCCTGGTTGTTCGTCGGATATCTGCTCTGGGCGCGCAGCTACACCGATCTGATCGACCTGTTGGTGTACCGGGCCGGCGGCCACGCGGTGCTGACCGGTCACTCGATCTACGCGGCCGACTTCGCTGCGGCCAACCAATCTCCGAACGGGTTGTCCTTCACCTATCCGCCGTTCGCCGCCGTGGTCTTCGTGCCGCTGGCAATTGTTCCGGTGGGCGTCGCCAAGACGCTGATGCTGTTGCTCAACGCCACTGCAGCGTTGCTGCTTTTTACGCTGACTGTTGTTGCGACGCAAGGTAACTGGGGTCGACTTCGCAGCTGGCGCGCCTTGACCGCACCCATCTCGCCCAAAACAGCGGTCGTGCTGGTGTTCGCCGCGATCGTGTTCACCCTGAGCGTCCCGGTCGAGCACAACATGACCTACGGTCAGGTCAACCTGCTGTTGGCGGCCGCGGTCGCCCTGGACATCCTGCCCCCGTGGGTGCCGTGGCCGCGCGGACTGCTGGTCGGCGTCGCGGTGGCCATCAAGCTGACACCCGCGGTCTTCGTCGGATACTTCCTGGTAACTCGCGCGTGGCGGCCACTGGCGGTCTCGTTGGTGACGACCGTGCTGGCGGTGGTGGTGGGCTGGCTCGTCGCGCCCGCCGACACGGTGCGCTACCTGACCTCGACCGCGTTCGACCCAGCCAGGATCGGCGGGCTGGCCTACTCCTCGAACCAGTCGGTGCGGGGGATCGTCGAACGACTCCCCATGCTCGACTCGGTGCACGGCGCGGTCTGGGCGACCGCGACGGTGCTGGTGATAGTGCTGGCCGCGACGGCAATCGCGGTCAACCGGCAGCGCGGCGACACGGTCGCCGCGCTGCTGTCCGCCGCGTTTATCGGGCTGCTGTGCTCGCCGGTTTCCTGGGGTCACCACTGGGTGTGGCTGCCGGTGGCGGCGGTGTACTTCCTGATGCGCTGGGCGTCTTTGGGCGCGGCGCGCAACCTGATGGCCGGACTACTGATCGCGGCCATCTCGTTCTGGGCGCCATGGGCACACCTGCCGAACAGCGAAGACCGCGAACGCCTGTGGACTTCCGGCCAGCATCTACTGGGTAGCGTGTGGGGGATAACCGCGCTGGCGCTGTTGATTGTGTTCGCCCTGCGCGCCCGGAACCCGGTCCGCGCGAGCTAG
- a CDS encoding gamma carbonic anhydrase family protein encodes MPLFSFEGRTPKVDPTAFVAPTATLIGDVTVEAGASVWFNAVLRGDYAPVVIREGANVQDGSVLHAPPGIPVDIGPGATVAHLCVIHGAHIGSEALIANHATVLDGAVIGARCMVAAGSLVVGGTQIAPGMLVTGTPAKVKGPVEGTGAEMWVNVNPQAYRDLAQRHIAGLDPVEG; translated from the coding sequence ATGCCGCTGTTTAGTTTCGAGGGTCGTACTCCGAAGGTCGACCCCACCGCTTTTGTGGCCCCAACGGCAACCCTGATCGGTGACGTCACCGTCGAGGCGGGCGCCTCGGTCTGGTTCAACGCGGTACTGCGCGGCGATTATGCCCCCGTGGTGATCCGTGAGGGCGCCAACGTCCAGGATGGATCCGTGCTGCACGCACCGCCAGGTATTCCGGTAGACATCGGTCCAGGCGCCACGGTCGCGCATCTGTGCGTCATCCACGGCGCCCATATCGGCTCGGAAGCACTAATCGCCAACCACGCCACGGTGCTGGACGGTGCCGTGATCGGGGCTCGTTGCATGGTCGCGGCGGGATCGCTGGTTGTTGGCGGCACTCAGATCGCGCCTGGAATGCTGGTGACCGGCACGCCGGCAAAGGTCAAGGGGCCGGTCGAGGGAACGGGAGCCGAAATGTGGGTCAACGTCAACCCGCAGGCTTATCGTGATCTGGCACAACGGCACATCGCCGGGCTGGACCCGGTGGAGGGATAA
- a CDS encoding Rieske 2Fe-2S domain-containing protein, which translates to MTTDTSDVGVREIDAGDLPTRYARGWHCLGVAKDFQDGKPHSVQAFGTKLVVFADSHGDIKVLDGYCRHMGGDLSMGTIKGDEVACPFHDWRWGGDGRCKLVPYAKRTPKRARTRAWTTDVRGGLLFVWHDHEGNPPDPAVRIPEIPEAHSDEWTEWRWNRILIEGSNCRDIIDNVTDMAHFFYIHFGLPTYFKNVFEGHIASQYLHNVGRPDVDDLGTSYGEAHLDSEASYFGPSFMINWLHNSYGGYKAESILINCHYPVTQDSFVLQWGVIVEKPKGMDEKMTDKLSRVFTEGVSKGFLQDVEIWKHKTRIDNPLLVEEDGAVYQMRRWYQQFYVDVADITPEMVERYEIEVDTSRANEFWNAEVAENLKARDAEAISDADSVSDEVPAEQH; encoded by the coding sequence ATGACTACCGACACAAGCGACGTCGGCGTCCGGGAGATCGATGCCGGCGACCTGCCGACCCGCTACGCGCGCGGCTGGCACTGCCTGGGCGTCGCGAAAGACTTTCAGGATGGCAAGCCGCACTCGGTCCAGGCGTTCGGCACCAAGTTAGTGGTGTTCGCCGACTCGCACGGTGACATCAAGGTTCTCGACGGCTACTGCCGGCATATGGGTGGCGATCTGTCCATGGGCACCATCAAGGGTGACGAGGTGGCCTGCCCGTTCCACGACTGGCGCTGGGGCGGCGACGGCCGTTGCAAGCTGGTTCCCTACGCCAAGCGCACCCCCAAGCGTGCCCGCACCCGCGCCTGGACCACCGACGTACGCGGCGGCCTGCTGTTCGTCTGGCACGACCACGAGGGCAACCCACCCGACCCGGCGGTACGCATTCCGGAGATTCCCGAAGCACATAGCGACGAGTGGACCGAGTGGCGGTGGAACCGCATCCTCATCGAGGGATCAAACTGCCGCGACATCATCGACAACGTCACCGATATGGCGCACTTCTTCTACATCCATTTCGGGTTGCCGACGTACTTTAAGAACGTCTTCGAGGGACACATCGCCTCGCAGTACCTGCATAACGTGGGACGGCCCGACGTCGACGACCTGGGTACGTCTTACGGTGAGGCGCACCTGGATTCGGAGGCGTCCTACTTCGGCCCGTCGTTCATGATCAACTGGCTGCACAACAGCTACGGCGGTTACAAGGCCGAGTCGATCTTAATCAACTGCCACTACCCGGTGACGCAGGATTCGTTCGTGCTGCAATGGGGCGTCATCGTCGAAAAGCCCAAGGGCATGGACGAGAAGATGACCGACAAGCTGTCGCGGGTGTTCACCGAGGGTGTCAGCAAAGGCTTCCTGCAGGACGTCGAGATCTGGAAGCACAAGACCCGCATCGACAACCCGCTGCTGGTCGAGGAGGACGGGGCCGTCTACCAGATGCGCCGTTGGTATCAGCAGTTCTACGTCGATGTCGCCGACATCACCCCAGAAATGGTGGAGCGCTACGAGATCGAGGTCGACACCTCTCGCGCCAACGAGTTCTGGAACGCTGAGGTGGCCGAGAATCTGAAAGCCAGGGACGCTGAGGCAATTTCTGACGCCGATTCTGTCTCCGATGAAGTGCCCGCCGAGCAGCACTAG
- a CDS encoding DUF732 domain-containing protein: MTNRVIAAVAIGILGSFGPVSTAHADTNDAKFISALRSEGITEQIPADYAIEAAHTVCENLDTGKSPKEMATEMVGKAGMTAYSAGYFVGASIEDYCPKHLPKLNGSSSGG; the protein is encoded by the coding sequence ATGACCAACCGCGTTATTGCAGCTGTGGCGATCGGGATACTTGGCTCGTTTGGGCCCGTCTCGACCGCTCACGCCGACACCAACGACGCCAAATTTATTTCTGCGCTTCGGTCCGAGGGCATCACCGAACAGATACCTGCGGACTACGCGATCGAGGCCGCTCATACAGTCTGCGAAAATCTCGACACCGGCAAGTCGCCGAAGGAGATGGCGACCGAAATGGTCGGCAAAGCAGGGATGACAGCCTACTCAGCGGGCTACTTCGTCGGCGCAAGTATCGAGGACTATTGCCCGAAGCACCTGCCAAAGCTCAACGGCAGCAGCAGTGGTGGTTGA
- a CDS encoding sulfotransferase family protein, with protein MAPERTDIATVDELHASATKLTGLDDFGTDDDNYREALGVLLDSYRNEADLTPLGSKMNRFFLRGALVARLLSESAWKQYPEYTDVPIKRPIFVTGLVRTGTTALHRLLGADPAAQGLHMWLAEFPQPRPPRETWDSNPLYRRLDDQFNQHHAENPGYTGLHFMAAYELEECWQLLRQSLHSVSYETLAHLPGYAKWLSQQDWTPAYQRHRRNLQLIGMNDADKRWVLKNPSHLFALDALMATYPDALVIQTHRPVETIMASMCSLAQHTAEGWSTAFTPEQIGADSMDTWSRGLERFNSARTKYDSAQFCDVDYQDLIADPLGTVADIYRHFGLTLTDEARQAMAESHAASQSGERAPKHRYSLADYGLTVEQVKERFAGL; from the coding sequence ATGGCTCCTGAGCGCACCGACATCGCCACCGTCGACGAACTGCATGCATCGGCGACCAAATTGACCGGACTGGACGACTTCGGCACCGACGACGACAACTACCGTGAAGCGCTCGGCGTGCTGCTCGACTCCTACCGGAACGAAGCCGACCTGACGCCGCTGGGCAGCAAGATGAATCGGTTCTTCCTGCGGGGTGCGTTGGTGGCGCGGCTATTGTCCGAATCCGCATGGAAGCAGTACCCCGAGTACACGGATGTGCCGATCAAACGGCCGATCTTCGTCACAGGTTTAGTGCGAACCGGCACGACAGCGCTGCACCGACTACTAGGCGCCGACCCGGCGGCCCAGGGCCTGCACATGTGGCTGGCCGAGTTCCCGCAGCCGCGGCCGCCGCGCGAAACGTGGGATTCGAACCCGTTGTACCGCAGGCTCGATGACCAGTTCAACCAGCACCATGCGGAGAACCCTGGCTACACCGGTCTGCATTTCATGGCCGCCTACGAGCTGGAGGAGTGCTGGCAGCTGCTGCGCCAGTCGCTGCACTCGGTCTCCTACGAGACCTTGGCGCACCTCCCGGGCTATGCGAAGTGGCTCTCGCAGCAAGATTGGACGCCTGCGTACCAACGGCATCGCCGCAACCTGCAACTGATCGGGATGAACGACGCCGACAAGCGATGGGTGCTGAAGAACCCCAGCCATCTGTTCGCCTTGGATGCGCTGATGGCGACTTACCCTGACGCGCTTGTGATTCAGACCCATCGGCCGGTGGAGACGATCATGGCTTCGATGTGCTCGCTAGCCCAGCACACCGCCGAAGGCTGGTCGACGGCGTTCACTCCGGAGCAGATCGGCGCCGACTCGATGGACACGTGGTCGCGGGGCCTGGAGCGATTCAACAGCGCACGCACGAAATATGATTCGGCGCAGTTCTGCGACGTCGACTACCAGGATCTGATCGCCGACCCGCTAGGCACGGTGGCCGACATCTACCGCCACTTCGGGCTGACGCTGACCGACGAGGCGCGTCAGGCGATGGCTGAGAGCCATGCCGCCAGCCAGAGCGGGGAACGGGCGCCGAAACACCGTTATTCACTTGCCGATTACGGTCTGACCGTCGAGCAGGTCAAGGAGCGCTTCGCCGGGCTGTAG
- a CDS encoding SDR family oxidoreductase: MTDLLDGKVVVISGVGPGLGTTLARRCAQEGADLVLAARSAERLDDVAKQVVDLGRKAVAVPTDITDDDQVNNLVDASLEAYGKVDVLVNNAFRVPSMKPLAGTTFQHIRDAIELSALGALRLIQGFTPALAQAHGSVVNVNSMVIRHSQAKYGAYKMAKSALLSMSQSLATELGEQGIRVNSVAPGYIWGDTLQGYFNHQAGKYGTTAEQIYQATAANSDLKRLPTEDEVASAILFMASDLSSGITGQTLDVNCGEYHS; the protein is encoded by the coding sequence ATGACCGATCTGCTCGACGGCAAGGTAGTGGTGATCAGTGGCGTGGGTCCCGGGCTGGGCACTACATTGGCGCGCCGATGTGCGCAGGAAGGAGCCGACCTGGTGCTCGCGGCGCGTAGCGCCGAGCGCCTGGACGACGTCGCCAAGCAGGTCGTCGATCTGGGTCGCAAGGCGGTCGCGGTGCCCACCGACATCACCGACGACGATCAGGTGAACAACCTTGTCGATGCGTCGCTAGAGGCTTACGGCAAGGTGGATGTGCTGGTCAACAACGCCTTCCGGGTACCGTCGATGAAACCCTTGGCCGGCACCACTTTTCAGCACATCCGCGACGCGATCGAGCTCAGTGCGCTGGGCGCGCTGCGGCTCATCCAGGGCTTCACTCCGGCGCTCGCGCAGGCGCACGGCTCGGTGGTCAACGTCAACTCGATGGTGATCCGGCACTCTCAGGCCAAGTACGGCGCCTACAAGATGGCCAAATCGGCGCTGCTGTCCATGTCACAATCACTGGCCACCGAACTCGGTGAGCAGGGAATCAGGGTCAATTCCGTTGCACCCGGCTACATCTGGGGTGACACGTTGCAGGGCTACTTCAACCACCAGGCCGGTAAATACGGCACCACCGCCGAACAGATCTACCAGGCCACCGCAGCCAACTCCGACCTCAAGCGGCTGCCCACCGAGGACGAGGTGGCCTCGGCCATCCTGTTCATGGCCAGTGATCTGTCCAGTGGTATCACTGGACAGACCCTGGACGTCAACTGCGGGGAGTACCACAGCTGA